From the Burkholderia ubonensis genome, one window contains:
- a CDS encoding DUF1090 family protein, translating to MKKRLTPLLAAALLGSAASAAADPAGCNAKLDALDARIAAAREARADDRIAKLRAVRERVRHFCARRQGHASAVAAPGA from the coding sequence ATGAAGAAACGACTCACGCCACTCCTGGCGGCCGCCCTGCTGGGCAGCGCCGCATCGGCCGCCGCCGACCCGGCCGGCTGCAACGCGAAACTCGACGCGCTCGACGCACGCATCGCCGCCGCGCGCGAAGCGCGCGCCGATGACCGTATCGCGAAACTGCGCGCCGTGCGCGAACGGGTGCGCCATTTCTGCGCGCGCCGCCAAGGCCATGCATCGGCCGTCGCCGCCCCTGGCGCCTGA